In Sedimentibacter sp. MB31-C6, one genomic interval encodes:
- a CDS encoding co-chaperone GroES, with protein MTVKPLGERVVIKMIEAEEKTKSGIVLPGSAKEKPQVAEVLAIGSGITSDEKKKDEIKVGDKVIFSKFAGTEVKIDGEELIIIKLSDILAVAE; from the coding sequence ATGACAGTAAAGCCACTGGGCGAAAGAGTAGTAATTAAAATGATTGAAGCAGAAGAAAAAACTAAAAGCGGTATAGTTTTACCAGGCTCTGCAAAGGAAAAGCCACAAGTAGCAGAAGTTCTTGCAATCGGTTCAGGAATAACATCAGATGAAAAGAAAAAGGATGAAATAAAAGTTGGAGATAAAGTTATTTTCTCTAAGTTTGCAGGAACAGAAGTTAAAATTGATGGTGAAGAATTAATTATTATTAAATTATCTGACATATTGGCAGTTGCTGAATAA
- the fba gene encoding class II fructose-1,6-bisphosphate aldolase: MSLVTSKEMFKKAYEGNYAVGAFNVNNMEIIQGIVEAARQENAPLILQVSAGARKYANPIYLRKLVEAAIEDSNLDIVLHLDHGESFEICKSCVDDGFTSVMIDGSKYPFEENIALTKKVVEYAHSKGVVVEAELGKLAGVEDAIKVNTKDATYTDPEQAAEFVQRTGVDSLAIAIGTSHGAYKFKGNPSLDFDRLETIAKLLPDFPLVLHGSSSVPKEFVDLCNKYGGKIPGAAGVPEAMLKKASKMGVCKINIDTDLRLAMTACIRQILEEKPSEFDPRKYLGPGRDAIKDMVAHKMRDVLGCSGKQ, translated from the coding sequence ATGTCACTTGTAACATCAAAAGAAATGTTTAAAAAAGCTTATGAAGGAAATTATGCTGTTGGTGCCTTCAATGTAAACAATATGGAAATTATTCAAGGTATTGTTGAAGCTGCTAGACAAGAAAATGCACCATTAATCCTTCAAGTGTCTGCTGGAGCAAGAAAATACGCAAATCCAATTTATTTAAGAAAGCTTGTTGAAGCAGCTATTGAAGATTCAAATCTTGATATAGTTTTGCATCTTGACCATGGTGAAAGTTTTGAAATATGCAAATCATGTGTTGATGACGGTTTTACTTCTGTTATGATTGATGGTTCAAAATATCCATTCGAAGAAAATATAGCTCTTACGAAAAAGGTTGTAGAGTATGCTCATAGTAAAGGCGTCGTAGTAGAAGCTGAACTAGGAAAATTAGCTGGAGTTGAAGATGCCATAAAGGTTAATACAAAGGATGCTACATATACAGACCCTGAACAAGCAGCTGAATTTGTACAAAGAACAGGTGTTGATTCATTAGCAATTGCTATTGGTACAAGTCATGGTGCTTATAAATTCAAAGGTAATCCAAGTCTTGATTTTGATAGATTAGAAACTATTGCAAAATTGTTACCAGATTTTCCTCTAGTACTACATGGTTCATCATCAGTACCTAAGGAGTTCGTTGATTTATGCAATAAATATGGAGGAAAAATCCCAGGAGCTGCCGGTGTACCTGAGGCGATGCTGAAAAAAGCATCAAAAATGGGAGTTTGTAAAATAAACATAGATACTGATTTAAGACTTGCTATGACTGCATGCATTAGACAAATTTTAGAAGAAAAGCCTTCTGAATTTGATCCTCGTAAATATTTAGGACCAGGCAGAGATGCTATAAAAGATATGGTTGCTCATAAAATGCGAGATGTTCTTGGTTGCAGCGGTAAACAGTAG
- a CDS encoding PQ-loop domain-containing transporter, with amino-acid sequence MSIFEILMLLCFGAAWPFSIYKSYKSKSVAGKSPYFLVILMSGYVFGILNKIIYNFDVVIYLYGLNLIMVSTDFILYLRNIKLAKDEKNNVG; translated from the coding sequence ATGAGTATATTTGAGATATTAATGCTTCTTTGTTTTGGAGCTGCATGGCCTTTTTCGATTTATAAATCTTATAAATCAAAATCTGTTGCAGGTAAGAGTCCGTATTTTTTAGTAATATTGATGTCAGGGTATGTTTTTGGAATTTTAAATAAAATTATATATAATTTTGATGTAGTAATTTATTTGTACGGTCTTAATTTAATAATGGTATCTACTGATTTTATATTATACTTGAGAAATATAAAACTAGCAAAAGACGAAAAAAATAATGTAGGGTAG
- a CDS encoding cation diffusion facilitator family transporter: MTDFIVKKFIKDYDNIKSSEVRTSYGKLGSLVGIIANFILSLSKIATGTLFNSISITADGVNNLSDAGSSIVSLIGFKISAKPADKDHPFGHARLEYITGLIIGFIILLLGFELIKSSINKIIHPEATKFSILMIIVLIFSIVIKLWLSYFNGNLADRISSTTMKATALDSRNDVIATSAVLVSVIITKFTGFEIDGYMGTLVALFIIYSGISILKDILNPLLGEMPDEELIQSIENKILEYEGIINIHDLVVHNYGPNRYFATVHAEVDAKEDILKSHDLIDNIERDFSNDLNINLVIHLDPIITDDKEINSLKEMVETIVMSIDNDLSIHDFRVVKGDTHTNLIFDVVVPVDYNIQSNELVNQIDNLIKKENNTYFAVVTIDKNYVSTYVNKPKLK, encoded by the coding sequence ATGACTGATTTTATAGTTAAGAAATTTATAAAGGATTATGATAATATAAAAAGTTCAGAAGTTAGAACATCATATGGAAAACTGGGGAGTTTAGTTGGAATTATTGCAAATTTCATATTAAGCTTAAGTAAAATTGCAACAGGAACGTTATTTAACAGTATATCCATAACAGCAGACGGAGTTAATAATTTATCTGATGCTGGTTCGTCGATTGTTTCTTTAATTGGCTTTAAAATATCTGCTAAACCAGCAGATAAAGATCATCCATTTGGTCATGCTCGATTGGAGTATATAACTGGTCTTATTATTGGCTTCATAATATTATTACTTGGATTTGAACTTATTAAATCTTCGATAAATAAAATAATTCACCCAGAAGCAACAAAGTTTTCTATTTTAATGATTATTGTGTTAATATTTTCAATAGTAATAAAACTTTGGTTAAGTTATTTTAATGGTAATCTAGCTGATAGAATTTCTTCAACAACAATGAAAGCTACAGCTTTGGATAGTAGAAATGATGTTATTGCAACTAGTGCAGTATTAGTGTCTGTAATTATAACAAAGTTTACAGGCTTTGAAATAGATGGTTACATGGGAACTTTAGTTGCTTTGTTTATCATATATTCTGGAATAAGTATATTGAAAGATATACTGAATCCATTGTTAGGGGAAATGCCTGATGAAGAATTAATTCAATCAATTGAAAATAAAATATTGGAGTATGAAGGAATCATTAATATACATGACCTTGTTGTACATAATTATGGACCGAATAGGTACTTTGCAACAGTTCATGCAGAAGTTGATGCAAAAGAAGACATATTAAAATCTCATGATTTAATAGACAATATAGAAAGAGATTTTTCAAATGATTTGAATATTAATTTAGTAATACATTTAGACCCAATAATAACTGATGATAAAGAGATAAACAGTTTAAAAGAAATGGTTGAAACTATAGTGATGTCCATTGACAATGACCTTTCCATACATGATTTTCGAGTTGTCAAGGGAGACACTCATACTAATTTGATATTTGATGTTGTTGTACCAGTAGATTATAATATTCAATCAAATGAATTAGTTAATCAAATTGATAACTTAATCAAAAAAGAAAATAACACTTATTTTGCAGTAGTGACTATTGATAAAAATTATGTTTCTACATATGTTAATAAACCAAAATTGAAATAG
- a CDS encoding anti-sigma-I factor RsgI family protein, producing the protein MKAVVVEIRDNLAAVLSEDGCITKIKNKNYAIGQEIVITNNNKYIKWVVTAAAAIMLFITPAWAYLTPYSYVSVDVNPSFEFSINRFDRVLEVKAVNDDGKEIIKEIDIKELKNKEISEAIKNVLNKLKDDGYLIEGKEGGVIVATSSKTQEKTDRLAETIRSAVEIEVEKIEKAEEIINKDDEITIVSENNIDDEKDLDDKIETDNKNKGIRIDVIGVGQERVEEARDLGVTPGKLNLLEKLQEATGNSEDFDLDEWLDKPVKDIIKATKEYKIGNKKENKNHIDDKTDNNNKIKKNDKEKKYEKSNIDEKDDKYNDMDDLQAIVMSIDKKANNIEVKMLHNGEVEIIYIDDNTSIKSDGGKNIKENNIKVGDEIKIDIELEDDVFHANDIKVVTITNEKTEPKGSKFNDNEQDNNDNNGNNNGNKDKKDNKDNKDNKDNKDNKDNKDNKDKKDNKDNKDKKDNKDNKDKKDNKDNNKNNRNNGNKGNNGNKGYKYYDSDNDN; encoded by the coding sequence ATGAAAGCAGTAGTAGTAGAAATAAGAGATAATCTTGCAGCAGTCTTGTCCGAAGATGGTTGTATAACTAAAATTAAGAACAAGAATTATGCGATAGGACAGGAAATAGTAATTACGAATAATAATAAATATATTAAATGGGTAGTTACAGCGGCAGCGGCAATTATGCTTTTCATAACTCCGGCATGGGCTTACCTGACACCATACTCCTATGTAAGTGTAGATGTCAATCCATCTTTTGAATTTTCAATAAATAGATTTGATCGTGTATTAGAAGTAAAGGCTGTTAATGATGATGGTAAAGAAATAATAAAGGAAATTGACATAAAAGAACTGAAAAATAAAGAAATATCAGAGGCGATTAAAAATGTTCTTAACAAATTAAAGGATGATGGATATCTTATTGAAGGAAAAGAAGGCGGAGTTATAGTAGCAACATCAAGCAAAACTCAAGAAAAGACAGATAGATTAGCAGAAACAATAAGGTCTGCTGTTGAAATAGAAGTGGAAAAAATAGAAAAAGCTGAAGAAATAATAAATAAAGATGATGAAATAACTATAGTTTCTGAAAATAATATAGATGATGAAAAAGATTTAGATGATAAAATAGAAACTGATAATAAGAATAAGGGCATAAGGATTGATGTGATTGGTGTTGGTCAAGAGCGTGTAGAAGAAGCTAGAGACCTTGGTGTTACGCCAGGCAAGTTAAATCTGTTAGAAAAGCTTCAAGAAGCTACAGGAAATTCAGAAGATTTTGATTTAGATGAATGGTTAGATAAGCCAGTTAAGGATATCATAAAGGCAACAAAAGAGTATAAAATAGGTAATAAGAAAGAAAATAAAAATCATATTGATGACAAAACCGATAATAATAACAAAATAAAAAAAAATGATAAAGAAAAAAAATATGAAAAAAGTAATATAGACGAAAAAGATGATAAATATAATGATATGGATGATTTGCAGGCGATTGTAATGTCTATAGATAAAAAAGCTAACAATATAGAAGTAAAAATGCTTCATAATGGTGAAGTTGAAATAATTTATATTGATGATAATACTAGTATAAAGAGTGATGGCGGAAAGAATATTAAAGAAAATAATATAAAAGTTGGCGATGAAATAAAAATAGATATAGAGCTTGAAGACGATGTTTTTCATGCTAATGATATAAAAGTAGTTACCATAACAAATGAGAAGACTGAACCAAAAGGTTCTAAGTTCAATGACAATGAACAAGATAATAATGATAATAATGGTAACAACAATGGTAATAAAGACAAAAAAGATAACAAAGATAACAAAGATAACAAAGATAACAAAGATAACAAAGATAACAAAGATAACAAAGATAAAAAGGATAACAAAGATAACAAAGATAAAAAGGATAACAAAGATAACAAAGATAAAAAGGATAATAAAGACAACAATAAAAACAATAGAAATAATGGCAATAAAGGCAATAATGGCAATAAAGGCTATAAATATTATGATAGTGATAACGACAATTAA
- a CDS encoding RNA polymerase subunit sigma, whose protein sequence is MSELDILAEKAKTDETIMSDLILKYENFILKCASSTAHNYISKSDDEYAVALHAFSVAIKNYSINKGSFLNFAELVIRRRLIDYIRSKSRYASEISINPSIFNSEIDEEESSSISIKVTEKISKETDNSVNLEIELANEVLSTYGFSFFDLADCSPKARKTKKSCAKAVAFILKNPILVSNMKVKKTLPLNLIEKNTKIPRKLLERHRKYIIAAVEIISGDYPYLAEYIRYIREELKK, encoded by the coding sequence ATGAGCGAATTAGACATATTGGCTGAAAAGGCAAAGACAGATGAAACTATAATGAGCGACTTAATTTTAAAATATGAAAATTTCATACTAAAATGCGCATCCTCAACAGCTCATAATTATATTTCTAAAAGTGATGATGAATATGCTGTTGCTCTTCATGCATTCTCAGTAGCGATAAAAAACTACTCTATAAATAAAGGTAGTTTTTTAAATTTTGCGGAATTAGTAATACGAAGGCGACTTATAGATTACATTAGAAGTAAGTCAAGATATGCTTCTGAAATTTCAATCAATCCATCAATATTTAATTCTGAAATAGATGAAGAAGAATCATCATCTATAAGTATTAAAGTTACGGAAAAAATATCAAAAGAAACTGACAATTCAGTGAATTTAGAAATAGAACTTGCTAACGAGGTTTTATCTACATATGGGTTTTCTTTTTTTGATTTGGCAGATTGTTCCCCGAAGGCTAGGAAAACTAAGAAGTCATGTGCTAAGGCAGTTGCGTTTATTTTAAAGAATCCAATATTAGTGAGTAATATGAAAGTTAAAAAAACACTACCTTTAAATTTGATAGAAAAAAATACTAAAATACCCCGTAAATTATTAGAGCGTCATCGAAAATATATAATAGCAGCAGTAGAGATAATATCCGGAGATTATCCATATCTTGCAGAATATATACGATACATTCGGGAGGAGTTAAAAAAATGA
- a CDS encoding DNA polymerase Y family protein, whose product MKQIIMHIDVNSAFLSWTSAYEMQMGIDRDIRKVPSVIGGNEKNRHGIVLAKSMSAKKFKIQTGESLLEARQKCPNLLVVPPDYRVYTRASKALIEFLKTFTPDVEIFSIDECFLRFTDINKKEAVKLAYKIKDIVYKNFGYTVNIGISENKLLAKQAGDFEKPNKCHTLFSDEIKEKLWVLPVEDLFMVGRKTKPKLNKWGIYTIGDLANADYKLISSMLKSHGRLIYNYAWGRDDSMFKPKDSIKSVGNSSTLKFDVTNTETAHIILLSLVEMTAWRLREANMSCRVVSVSIKDKNFKYSSKQRKLLYFTNCTRDIYISICRLFDELWDNKPIRQLGVSISDLEYSHKKQINIFQDELSAKNEILDKTVDIIRTKYGDEAIIRGVFANSDFKPLLGGYPDDEYPGMSSIL is encoded by the coding sequence TTGAAACAGATAATAATGCATATTGATGTTAACTCAGCATTTTTGTCATGGACATCAGCATATGAGATGCAAATGGGGATAGATAGAGACATACGAAAAGTACCTTCTGTAATAGGTGGCAATGAAAAAAATCGTCATGGAATTGTTTTGGCAAAATCTATGTCTGCTAAAAAATTCAAAATACAAACTGGAGAATCTCTTCTCGAAGCAAGGCAAAAATGTCCAAATTTACTAGTAGTACCCCCAGATTATAGAGTATATACAAGGGCAAGTAAGGCTTTAATAGAATTTCTAAAAACATTTACTCCAGATGTAGAAATATTTAGTATAGATGAATGCTTTTTACGTTTTACAGATATCAATAAAAAAGAAGCAGTTAAGTTAGCTTACAAAATTAAAGATATAGTTTATAAAAACTTTGGATATACCGTAAATATTGGAATTTCGGAAAACAAGCTTTTAGCAAAACAGGCTGGCGATTTTGAAAAGCCTAACAAATGTCATACTTTATTTAGTGACGAAATAAAAGAAAAATTATGGGTCCTTCCTGTAGAAGATTTATTTATGGTTGGAAGGAAAACTAAACCAAAATTAAACAAATGGGGTATATATACAATAGGTGATTTAGCAAATGCTGATTATAAGCTAATATCCTCAATGTTAAAATCCCATGGTAGATTAATATATAATTATGCTTGGGGTAGAGATGATTCAATGTTTAAACCGAAAGATTCAATTAAAAGTGTTGGCAATAGCAGTACATTAAAATTTGATGTTACTAATACGGAAACTGCACATATAATATTGCTCAGTTTGGTAGAAATGACTGCCTGGCGTTTAAGAGAAGCAAATATGAGTTGCAGAGTAGTTAGTGTAAGTATAAAAGATAAGAATTTTAAGTATTCTTCAAAACAAAGAAAACTTTTATATTTCACTAATTGTACTCGAGATATTTATATAAGTATATGCAGATTATTTGATGAATTATGGGATAATAAACCAATAAGGCAATTAGGAGTATCTATATCAGATTTAGAATATTCACATAAAAAGCAAATTAATATATTTCAAGATGAACTTAGTGCAAAAAATGAAATTTTAGATAAAACTGTTGATATAATTAGAACAAAGTATGGAGATGAAGCTATTATTAGAGGTGTATTTGCCAATAGCGATTTCAAACCACTTCTGGGGGGATATCCAGATGATGAGTATCCAGGTATGAGTAGTATATTGTAA
- a CDS encoding type III pantothenate kinase, protein MVLVVDIGNTNIVVGVYKNDELIGNWRMVTRSEKTSDEYGIFILNLLKYENIDYKKINGVIVSSVVPNVMHSFQNAMKKYFNIDPLIVGPGIKTGITINTDNPREVGADRIVGIVAAYEIYGGPLIVIDFGTATTYDVVSEKGEFKYGITSPGVQISADALWQRTAQLPKIEIKKPDSILAKNTITSMQAGLVYGYIGQIEYIVKKLKEEMNNEEMRVIATGGLGRIMADSTSSINVYDSDLIFKGLKIIYDKNMGKS, encoded by the coding sequence ATGGTTTTAGTTGTTGACATTGGAAATACCAATATAGTTGTTGGTGTTTATAAAAATGATGAACTTATTGGTAATTGGAGAATGGTTACCAGAAGTGAAAAAACATCTGATGAGTATGGTATATTTATATTAAATTTATTAAAATATGAGAATATTGACTATAAAAAGATAAACGGTGTTATTGTTTCTTCAGTAGTGCCAAATGTAATGCATTCATTTCAGAATGCTATGAAAAAATATTTTAATATTGACCCTTTAATAGTAGGACCTGGAATAAAAACAGGAATAACTATTAATACTGATAATCCAAGAGAAGTAGGAGCAGATAGAATTGTTGGTATAGTTGCAGCATATGAAATATATGGAGGACCACTTATTGTAATAGATTTTGGAACAGCAACTACCTATGATGTTGTTAGCGAAAAGGGAGAATTTAAATATGGTATAACATCTCCTGGAGTACAAATATCAGCTGATGCATTGTGGCAAAGAACAGCGCAACTTCCAAAAATTGAAATCAAGAAACCAGATTCAATTCTTGCAAAAAATACTATTACAAGTATGCAAGCAGGACTAGTTTACGGATATATTGGACAAATTGAATATATAGTAAAAAAACTCAAAGAAGAAATGAATAATGAAGAAATGAGGGTTATTGCAACTGGAGGGTTAGGTAGAATAATGGCCGATTCTACATCTTCTATCAATGTATATGATTCAGACCTTATATTCAAAGGTTTAAAGATTATTTATGATAAAAATATGGGTAAAAGTTGA